A single window of Ananas comosus cultivar F153 linkage group 17, ASM154086v1, whole genome shotgun sequence DNA harbors:
- the LOC109723483 gene encoding probable inactive receptor kinase At1g27190, producing MRKFYAVLHLLLVLVLVLVSAVRVRSGAGASGAAPPGDGEEDDVRCLRGVRDALGRRLSACDFANASTVGFVCXENRVIALSLQSMSLSGPVPSALQFCRAATTLDLSSNALSGPIPPDLCSWLPYLVTLDLSSNSLSGPIPTDLSACRFLNSLRLASNRLSGSVPASLARLDRLKTLDLSDNSLSGPVPPALASAFGASAFAGNPALCVDSSRCGAGGRSLTRTSLIIIVAAGVFGAAASLLLAYAVWRWCFSPSKKSRKRAGAGAGAGAAGEEDGRWWAETLRASHNRLLPVSLFQKPIVKLKLADLMAATADFHPDHIVAAGSSRVGTSYKAVLRDGSALTVKRLHSCPLPEKPFRAEMGRIGQLRHPNLVPLLGFCVVEDERLLVYKHMSGGALPPLLRAPPHAALDWPARLRIGVGAARGLAWLHHGFQIPFLHQNVSSGAVLLDDDGEARVTDFGLARLVRAAPPHEAAANTSPFLSGDFGELGYVAPEYATNPIATTKGDVYAFGVVLLELATGQKPAQVSSEAAGEDFKGNLVDWINQLAAAGRLTDAIDKSLHGKGHDEEIVEFLKIACGCIVARPKERFSMYRVYQSLKDVGDGYDFSEQFDEFPLAYGKDDSDTQ from the coding sequence ATGAGGAAATTCTACGCTGTGCTCcatctcctcctcgtcctcgtcctcgtcctcgtctcGGCGGTGAGGGTGAGGTCGGGGGCGGGGGCATcgggggcggcgccgccgggGGACGGGGAGGAGGACGACGTGCGGTGCCTGCGGGGGGTGCGGGACGCGCTGGGGCGGCGGCTGTCAGCGTGTGACTTCGCGAACGCGTCGACGGTGGGGTTCGTGTGCTNGGAGAACCGCGTGATCGCGCTGTCGCTCCAGTCCATGTCGCTGTCGGGCCCCGTCCCCTCCGCCCTGCAGTTCTGCCGCGCCGCCACCACCCTCGACCTCTCCTCCAACGCCCTCTCGGGGCCCATCCCCCCCGACCTCTGCTCCTGGCTCCCCTACCTCGTCACCCTCGACCTCTCCTCCAACTCCCTCTCGGGGCCCATCCCCACCGACCTCTCCGCCTGCCGCTTCCTCAACAGCCTCCGCCTCGCCTCCAACCGCCTCTCCGGCTCCGTCCCGGCCTCCCTCGCCCGCCTCGACCGCCTCAAGACTCTCGACCTCTCCGACAACTCCCTCTCCGGCCCCGTCCCCCCGGCCCTCGCCTCCGCATTCGgcgcctccgccttcgccggcAACCCCGCCCTCTGCGTCGACTCCTCCCGCTGCGGCGCCGGCGGCCGCTCCCTCACCCGCACCAGCCTCATCATCATCGTCGCCGCCGGCGTCttcggcgccgccgcctccctcctcctcgcctACGCCGTCTGGCGCTGGTGCTTCTCCCCCTCCAAAAAGTCCAGGAAGAGGGCCGGGGCCGGGGCCGGGGCCGGGGCGGCCGGGGAGGAGGACGGGCGGTGGTGGGCGGAGACGCTGCGGGCGTCGCACAACCGGCTGCTGCCGGTGTCGCTCTTCCAGAAGCCGATCGTGAAGCTGAAGCTGGCGGATCTGATGGCCGCCACCGCCGACTTCCATCCGGACCACATCGTCGCCGCCGGCAGCTCCCGGGTCGGCACCTCCTACAAGGCCGTCCTCCGCGACGGCTCCGCGCTCACCGTGAAGCGCCTCCACTCCTGCCCGCTCCCCGAGAAGCCCTTCCGCGCCGAGATGGGCCGCATCGGCCAGCTCCGCCACCCCAACCTCGTCCCCCTCCTCGGCTTCTGCGTCGTCGAGGACGAGCGCCTCCTCGTCTACAAGCACATGTCCGGCGGCGCCCTCCCGCCCCTCCTCCGCGCCCCGCCCCACGCCGCCCTCGACTGGCCCGCCAGGCTCCGCATCGGCGTCGGCGCCGCCCGCGGCCTCGCCTGGCTCCACCACGGCTTCCAGATCCCCTTCCTGCACCAGAACGTGAGCTCCGGCGCCGTCCTTCtcgacgacgacggcgaggcCCGGGTCACCGACTTCGGCCTCGCGCGCCTCGTCCGCGCGGCGCCGCCCCACGAAGCCGCCGCCAACACCTCCCCCTTCCTGAGCGGCGACTTCGGGGAGCTTGGCTACGTGGCGCCGGAGTACGCCACCAATCCGATCGCCACCACGAAGGGCGACGTCTACGCGTTCGGGGTCGTGCTGCTCGAGCTGGCCACGGGGCAGAAGCCCGCGCAAGTCAGCAGCGAGGCGGCGGGGGAAGACTTCAAGGGGAATTTGGTCGACTGGATCAACCAGCTGGCCGCTGCCGGCCGGTTGACCGATGCTATCGATAAGTCCCTGCACGGGAAGGGCCACGACGAGGAGATCGTGGAGTTCTTGAAGATCGCGTGCGGGTGTATTGTAGCCCGGCCCAAAGAGAGGTTTTCCATGTATCGGGTATACCAGTCGCTGAAGGATGTCGGAGACGGCTACGACTTCTCCGAGCAGTTCGATGAGTTCCCGCTGGCTTACGGCAAGGATGATTCCGATACCCAGTAG
- the LOC109722888 gene encoding flocculation protein FLO11-like, which translates to MPPSHQLKFSPSRDRRPATTHRRGLSFESGLAVKAKDDDLALFTDMQNRERSNFLLHTSDDFDESISKLRYFSDFKLGINIPARGDRNDLLNADGDKNDYDWLLTPPDTPLFPSLDDEEPRSVSQLPRGRLRSQPIPLSSSSTIEKGHRTSRSSTSPRRLSPSPCSNSSVVNPGTRPSSSSRSSPSPSVRASTPSRRPSTPPTKSSTPRSSTPTLRISSTSSTGQALSSGKRGTSPIKASRGNSASPKFQSWQSSLPHFSSDAPLNLRTVLPDRPVSRSRGLSPASGSGTGSSSKFRRQSMSPTPSRTRSASSSHSLERDRLSSHSRASVTSSGDDEVDSLHSVPVEISSNHSTRKIAVQMHSRAAVLSSKPTRNSSASSAPKSSFDSALRLMEQRKAPQNMFRPLLSSVPATTFGVGKTDTMQHPLFSKNSSFTANSTASADHGPAVTPYIEHGWEKTEDPDIQEEVFIFDKVDELNNEHTNRSISTVKTLNSMETDKLEDQENAAVDVDQVTATEVDICGKTVTCSICRKKFSIVEMYGDTNVCQECSEKGGVVAAEPDATSLINKNAIIQSELPSVLERSSEVQLPPVLESSARDSNDAFIEHRERNSELSTVLLSKSSSSEFKEGQLDGQIVDEIPQINFGSGPQSQSKVTSSEPQDGGRIQQIEPTTRTSEQNLLENLMKSQTDIGGKGISELLMQRSSSSKWPSFQGRAFVATNLPFSESYVRNNRTVMKRSIEHGSSSASSSVDLGSFKQTEVWVHHHTQQRNYLSGQSTSSVSDMSISSSSAPIFPKSDINDDFDYIDDVGKRASKMSMLSTEELNDTFGNAELSAPNCSSVGTFVVDQETSASEDACMNLNVSDSQISQPAPDNMVFDDQTTCSIVNQDVLCNTRSRNPDKEESSIISQPSFLEEGRLPSTKLNHDEASFSSVAVLEQLSNHIILENSQAELEQSQDFSNVDMSRENCDSTTSEKDVLLSAEESNISKAPHNINEESTTMAEGPRRQIRRSFTLEEATDTVLFCSSIIHDLAYKAATIGMEKELTSLEAPRPTVTILGKFTQDNLHTESAKCVPKNCVVKRKRLETDMKTPSSNLQENAENLVCSAPFSSEVPKKVDSMKPPKLESKCNCTIM; encoded by the exons ATGCCACCATCACACCAATTGAAGTTCTCCCCCAGTAGGGATCGCAGGCCGGCGACTACGCATAGGAGGGGTCTCAGCTTTGAGAGTGGACTGGCCGTTAAGGCAAAAGATGATGATCTTGCCTTGTTCACCGATATGCAGAATCGAGAAAGGAGTAACTTCTTGCTCCACACATCAGATGATTTTGATGAGTCCATAT CGAAACTGAGATACTTTTCGGATTTCAAGCTTGGCATCAATATTCCAGCTCGAGGAGATAGGAATGATCTGCTTAATGCAGATGGTGATAAAAATGACTATGACTG GCTTTTGACTCCCCCTGATACTCCACTCTTTCCTTCGTTGGATGATGAAGAGCCCCGATCAGTTAGCCAGCTCCCTAGGGGCAGGCTACGAAGTCAACCTATACCGCTTTCAAGCTCATCTACA ATTGAGAAGGGTCATAGGACAAGTAGGAGCAGCACAAGTCCACGCAGACTAAGCCCATCTCCATGCTCTAATAGTAGTGTAGTAAATCCAGGAACAAGACCATCTTCATCTTCTCGCTCTAGCCCGTCTCCCTCTGTACGAGCATCGACACCATCACGAAGACCTTCCACTCCCCCAACTAAGTCGTCAACACCAAGGTCTTCAACTCCCACTTTACGCATTTCAAGCACCAGTTCAACTGGTCAAGCACTTTCCTCTGGGAAAAGAGGAACCTCCCCCATAAAAGCTAGTCGTGGAAATTCTGCTTCACCAAAATTTCAAAGTTGGCAATCAAGTCTTCCTCATTTCTCCTCAGATGCACCACTAAATCTTCGAACTGTTCTTCCAGACCGGCCTGTATCACGTTCAAGGGGTTTGTCCCCTGCATCTGGAAGTGGGACAGGTTCGAGTTCAAAATTTAGAAGACAGTCGATGTCGCCAACTCCATCTAGAACTAGAAGTGCCAGCTCATCACATAGTCTTGAGCGAGACCGTTTAAGTTCGCATAGTAGAGCTTCTGTCACATCCTCTGGTGATGATGAAGTGGACTCTCTGCACTCTGTTCCCGTGGAAATTTCTAGCAACCATTCTACAAGAAAAATTGCTGTTCAGATGCATAGCAGAGCAGCTGTACTATCATCAAAACCGACAAGAAACTCTTCTGCTAGTTCCGCACCAAAAAGTTCTTTCGATTCTGCACTTAGACTGATG GAACAAAGAAAAGCTCCTCAAAATATGTTCAGGCCACTTTTATCTAGCGTTCCTGCCACTACATTTGGTGTTGGGAAAACAGATACTATGCAGCATCCTTTGTTCTCAAAGAACTCGTCATTCACAGCAAACAGCACTGCTAGCGCTGATCATGGTCCTGCCGTCACTCCTTATATTGAACATGGTTGGGAAAAGACAGAAGATCCTGATATCCAAGAGGAAGTATTTATCTTTGACAAGGTGGATGAGCTTAATAATGAACATACAAATCGCAGTATCTCTACAGTAAAGACTCTAAACAGCATGGAAACAGACAAATTAGAAGACCAGGAAAATGCTGCAGTTGATGTTGATCAAGTAACAGCCACTGAAGTTGATATCTGCGGAAAAACAGTAACTTGCTCTAtatgtagaaaaaaatttagcattGTGGAAATGTATGGTGATACAAATGTTTGTCAAGAATGTTCTGAGAAGGGTGGAGTCGTTGCTGCGGAACCTGATGCCACTTCACTTATTAATAAGAATGCGATAATTCAATCCGAATTGCCATCTGTACTTGAAAGATCCAGTGAAGTGCAACTTCCACCAGTTCTCGAATCCTCAGCAAGAGATAGCAATGATGCTTTTATTGAGCATCGGGAAAGGAACAGTGAATTGTCAACTGTACTTCTATCCAAAAGCAGTTCATCGGAATTTAAAGAGGGGCAATTAGATGGGCAGATTGTAGATGAAATCCCACAAATTAACTTTGGTTCTGGACCACAAAGTCAGAGCAAAGTGACTAGTTCCGAACCTCAGGATGGTGGCAGAATCCAACAGATAGAACCGACTACACGTACAAGCGAGCAAAACCTTTTGGAAAACCTAATGAAGAGCCAAACTGATATTGGTGGTAAAGGTATCTCGGAACTTCTAATGCAACGCTCAAGCAGCAGCAAGTGGCCTAGTTTTCAAGGAAGGGCTTTTGTTGCCACAAATTTACCTTTTTCTGAGTCCTATGTGAGAAATAACAGGACTGTCATGAAGCGCAGCATAGAGCATGGCAGTTCTTCAGCTTCATCTTCTGTCGATTTGGGATCATTTAAGCAGACAGAAGTTTGGGTTCATCACCATACACAACAGAGAAACTATTTAAGTGGTCAAAGCACCAGTTCAGTGTCAGATATGTCGATTAGCAGTTCTTCTGCGCCAATTTTCCCAAAAAGTGACATCAATGACGACTTTGATTATATAGACGATGTAGGAAAAAGGGCCTCAAAAATGAGTATGTTATCAACTGAAGAACTTAATGACACTTTTGGTAATGCGGAGCTGAGTGCTCCAAATTGTTCGTCTGTCGGAACATTCGTTGTTGATCAAGAAACATCTGCTTCTGAGGATGCTTGTATGAATCTGAACGTGTCTGACTCACAAATAAGTCAACCAGCACCAGATAATATGGTTTTTGATGACCAAACTACGTGCAGTATTGTTAATCAAGATGTTTTATGTAACACGAGATCTCGGAATCCAGATAAAGAAGAATCAAGTATAATCTCGCAACCTTCTTTCCTTGAGGAAGGTCGTTTACCAAGCACAAAACTGAATCATGACGAGGCATCCTTCTCTTCCGTCGCTGTCCTAGAGCAATTAAGTAATCACATCATTCTTGAGAATTCACAAGCAGAGCTTGAACAATCACAGGATTTCAGTAACGTGGATATGTCGCGTGAAAATTGTGATTCGACCACATCCGAGAAGGATGTGTTGCTTTCTGCAGAGGAATCTAACATTTCCAAGGCTCCTCACAACATCAATG AAGAGTCAACTACTATGGCTGAAGGGCCGAGGAGACAAATCCGGAGAAGCTTCACATTGGAAGAAGCAACCGACACTGTACTCTTCTGCAGTTCTATCATTCACGATCTTGCGTATAAAGCTGCAACCATTGGTATGGAAAAGGAACTGACCTCACTGGAGGCTCCTCGCCCAACTGTTACTATTCTAGGAAAGTTTACACAGGACAATTTACACACAGAATCCGCCAAATGTGTCCCCAAAAACTGCGTGGTGAAAAGGAAAAGGTTGGAAACGGATATGAAAACACCATCTTCGAATTTACAAGAGAATGCAGAGAATTTGGTTTGTTCTGCGCCTTTCTCTAGTGAAGTTCCAAAGAAAGTTGACAGTATGAAGCCCCCGAAGTTGGAATCAAAATGCAACTGTACAATAATGTAG
- the LOC109722827 gene encoding putative magnesium transporter MRS2-G, translating into MLRRRRKHSASSSSPAAASAKKKDRSGRGSVHPKPTSASSAGRSGVGGGSSEPAPAPAPAETPPAAAKGAKRKGGARLWMRLGRAGRSEIVELDKGAIVARVGIPARDLRILGPIFSYSSNILARERAMVVNLEFIRAVVTAEEVLLLDPLSQEVLPFVDQLRQHFSMKNPVEAAEIERELPFEFQVLEIALDVVCSCLDAETAELEKAAYPVLDELTKKVSNKNLERVRCLKGDLTRLLARLQKVKDEIEHLLDDHEDMAHLCLTRKQIQNQQFEALTASGASNSIVAAGTDSAKHNPNFQSNASIITSIYVDHDVEDLDMLLEAYFMQLDGTRNKILLIREHIDDTEDYMNIQLDHRRNELIQLQLILAVISFGIALETYIASAFTMNLPCSFYHVYGLFWPFVVGSSGFSFLIFLALMGYAWWMELLSP; encoded by the exons atgttGCGACGACGGCGCAAGcactccgcctcctcctcctcccccgccgcgGCCTCTGCCAAGAAGAAGGACCGATCGGGGCGGGGATCGGTGCATCCGAAGCCGACCTCGGCGTCGAGCGCCGGGAGgagcggcgtcggcggagggTCTTCGGAGCcagcgccggcgccggcgccggcggagaCGCCCCCCGCGGCGGCGAAGGGGGCGAAGAGGAAGGGCGGGGCGCGGCTGTGGATGCGGCTCGGCCGCGCGGGTCGCTCGGAGATCGTGGAGCTCGACAAGGGCGCGATCGTCGCGCGCGTGGGGATCCCCGCGCGCGACCTTCGGATCCTCGGCCCCATCTTCTCCTACTCCTCCAACATTCTCG CCCGGGAGAGAGCTATGGTTGTGAATCTTGAATTCATCAGGGCCGTAGTTACTGCCGAAGAAGTGCTGTTGCTGGATCCCCTGTCTCAGGAAGTCCTTCCTTTTGTCGATCAACTGAGACAACATTTCTCTATGAAGAATCCTGTTGAGGCAGCTGAAATCGAGCGGGAACTGCCGTTTGAGTTCCAGGTGCTGGAGATTGCGCTGGATGTCGTCTGCTCATGCTTGGACGCAGAGACTGCTGAACTCGAGAAAGCTGCCTACCCTGTTTTAGATGAACTAACTAAGAAGGTGAGCAACAAGAATCTCGAGAGGGTGCGGTGCCTGAAGGGCGATCTTACTCGTTTGCTCGCACGTCTCCAGAAG GTTAAGGATGAAATTGAGCATCTTTTAGATGATCATGAAGACATGGCACATCTGTGCTTAACAAGGAAGCAGATTCAGAATCAGCAATTCGAAGCCTTGACGGCTTCTGGGGCTTCTAATAGCATTGTTGCAGCTGGAACAGATAGCGCAAAACATAACCCTAATTTCCAGAGTAATGCAAGCATTATCACAAGTATATACGTAGATCATGATGTGGAGGATCTGGACATGTTGCTTGAGGCTTATTTCATGCAGCTGGATGGAACCCGCAACAAGATCCTGTTG ATTCGCGAACATATCGACGACACGGAGGACTACATGAACATCCAACTCGACCACCGGCGTAACGAACTTATTCAGCTCCAGCTGATACTAGCGGTGATATCCTTCGGCATAGCTCTTGAGACATACATCGCATCGGCTTTCACGATGAATTTGCCGTGCAGTTTCTACCATGTTTACGGCCTCTTTTGGCCCTTTGTGGTTGGTTCCTCGGGTTTCTCCTTCTTGATTTTCCTCGCCTTGATGGGCTATGCCTGGTGGATGGAACTGCTTAGCCCTTAA